One Rossellomorea aquimaris DNA window includes the following coding sequences:
- a CDS encoding DUF5937 family protein encodes MGIEIVFSPFNELVASLHVLCNPVHHPYRGKWAMEVEASLSKEMVSDIRMIGLLTYEWLYLMNIRNEYKLNESSTEEAIEFICSMPDEAFVFYMLGEQYSVESLQGWRKDNRMSPLNHHQKDLLKHPKHWKDRIHQLLYEYNKTIFQRELFRIHPWIKRASATFQQKLDQYSFDALNELHPDVTLKGSTIKVQKGETYRFSLKEYSHLTLQPSTFITPHVMLGVYPGRLCLGLHVAVPEPEASNDEPPTDLVLMFKALGESTRLKILRDIFMHPYSTKQLAEKHDLAEATISSHIKTLQKSGLVTSERKGYYIFYSGNRERMESLRADLSQFISLPLLEEFIYESDLT; translated from the coding sequence ATGGGGATTGAAATTGTGTTTTCACCATTTAATGAATTGGTGGCGAGTTTGCATGTGCTGTGTAATCCGGTTCATCATCCTTATCGCGGAAAGTGGGCGATGGAGGTAGAGGCATCACTTTCAAAAGAGATGGTCTCTGATATTCGCATGATTGGACTGTTGACCTATGAGTGGTTGTATCTCATGAACATCCGCAACGAATACAAGCTTAATGAGTCCTCTACAGAGGAAGCTATCGAGTTTATTTGTTCCATGCCTGATGAGGCCTTCGTTTTTTATATGCTGGGAGAGCAGTACAGTGTTGAATCGCTTCAAGGCTGGAGGAAAGATAATCGCATGTCGCCCCTGAACCATCATCAAAAAGATTTACTGAAACATCCGAAGCATTGGAAGGACCGCATTCACCAGCTCCTATACGAATACAACAAAACGATATTCCAACGGGAATTATTCCGTATACACCCTTGGATTAAGAGGGCATCCGCCACTTTCCAGCAAAAGCTTGATCAGTATTCTTTCGATGCACTGAATGAGCTTCATCCGGATGTTACGCTAAAAGGCTCAACCATTAAGGTGCAAAAGGGTGAGACGTACCGTTTTTCGTTAAAAGAATATTCCCATCTCACATTGCAGCCTTCTACCTTCATTACCCCACATGTCATGCTCGGCGTATATCCTGGCAGGCTTTGCCTCGGATTGCACGTGGCAGTGCCTGAACCGGAAGCTTCAAATGATGAGCCGCCTACAGACTTAGTTCTCATGTTCAAAGCCTTGGGAGAATCAACAAGATTAAAGATTTTACGGGATATTTTCATGCATCCGTACAGCACAAAACAGCTTGCGGAAAAACATGACCTTGCAGAAGCGACCATTTCCAGTCATATTAAAACTCTTCAAAAGTCCGGCCTGGTGACGAGTGAACGGAAAGGCTATTACATTTTTTATTCGGGTAACAGAGAGAGGATGGAGTCACTGCGGGCGGATCTTAGTCAGTTCATCTCGCTTCCTTTATTAGAAGAATTTATTTATGAGTCGGATTTAACTTAA
- a CDS encoding ABC transporter permease subunit, translated as MLKLIKEIGQYGLTCIGIILLLASPAMIGGLNTFTSTILTIMKNILQPHTLSYYVHSETRSYARMPEVRSEEFHQQTVTIDLFPYIADSYFYSLTLLLGSLIIAVFIVMIASMMYIHFPPFSKKIILATVGILESLPDVFFIFSIQLSVVWFYKQTGIELAAAYSTDDKPAYLLPLLTLSVVPCIYLLKINLLFMKEEMEKDYVLFAKSKGISNAAISFHHIFKNTVMECLTHLPVIILVLVTNLVVLEFLFHSSGIMRFIMGDQPAASRAFMLILLMTPLFIVIKGTIHYRQRFYGTKGGGNG; from the coding sequence ATGTTGAAACTCATAAAAGAAATTGGACAATATGGATTGACGTGCATAGGCATCATTCTCCTACTGGCTTCTCCTGCAATGATAGGAGGCTTAAATACCTTTACATCAACTATTCTAACGATCATGAAGAATATTCTGCAGCCGCACACACTTTCATACTATGTACATTCAGAGACCCGATCCTATGCCAGAATGCCCGAAGTAAGGTCCGAGGAATTCCATCAGCAGACGGTCACAATAGACTTGTTTCCCTATATAGCAGATTCCTATTTTTATAGTTTAACTTTGCTTCTGGGAAGCCTTATTATAGCCGTATTCATTGTAATGATAGCGAGTATGATGTATATACATTTCCCTCCATTTTCGAAGAAAATAATACTTGCCACAGTAGGAATTCTTGAATCACTTCCAGACGTCTTTTTTATCTTTAGTATTCAATTATCTGTTGTGTGGTTTTATAAACAAACAGGAATCGAACTTGCGGCAGCCTATTCCACCGATGATAAACCGGCTTATCTCTTACCACTTTTAACCTTGAGTGTTGTCCCGTGCATTTATCTCCTTAAAATAAACCTTCTTTTCATGAAAGAAGAGATGGAAAAGGATTATGTACTTTTTGCGAAATCAAAAGGGATCTCCAATGCTGCCATTTCGTTTCATCACATTTTTAAAAATACGGTCATGGAGTGCCTGACACATTTACCCGTCATCATCCTAGTCCTGGTGACAAATCTGGTTGTCCTCGAATTCCTGTTTCATAGTAGCGGGATCATGAGATTTATCATGGGAGATCAGCCAGCGGCATCCCGGGCATTCATGCTGATACTCCTCATGACACCACTATTTATTGTGATAAAAGGAACAATCCATTACCGGCAGCGGTTTTATGGAACGAAGGGAGGAGGGAATGGTTGA
- a CDS encoding ABC transporter permease subunit — MKSSSVLPAYLLITIILVSVILPIVKEEPVAKPFLYDENGTVVDTSPYLPSSLYWLGTDREGRDLFYLLVIGAKWTMLFALLVTICRIILATFLGVWLKNWFTSSWVEGLLQAFTYVPQSLVAIIWLSPFLLYELRSAPPLTMTQSLLLQLIVLIMAGVPTTAKMIGETVRHIYCLDFMDSARVLGGSSFHLAKRHVFPHLFPRLIILTGRQLVQVLNLLLHLAIFHIFIGGTVITSGQEHDQFNAYSSATYEWAGLIGSQYGELLLEPYIVFFPVMAYSLLILLVNMTVKHLEKSYKRG, encoded by the coding sequence TTGAAATCATCAAGCGTGCTTCCAGCATACCTACTCATTACGATTATTCTTGTGAGCGTCATCTTGCCAATTGTAAAAGAAGAACCCGTCGCCAAGCCATTTCTGTATGACGAAAATGGAACAGTGGTGGATACTTCTCCATATCTGCCTTCAAGCTTGTATTGGCTTGGAACAGACCGGGAAGGCCGTGATCTGTTTTATTTGTTGGTGATCGGGGCGAAGTGGACGATGTTATTTGCGTTACTGGTCACCATATGTAGAATCATCCTTGCGACTTTCCTTGGTGTCTGGCTTAAAAACTGGTTCACTTCATCATGGGTGGAAGGACTGCTGCAAGCATTCACCTACGTGCCCCAGTCACTGGTAGCGATCATCTGGCTGTCACCTTTTTTGCTGTATGAGTTGAGAAGTGCACCGCCACTTACAATGACTCAATCTCTTCTTTTACAGCTCATTGTTCTCATTATGGCAGGTGTACCAACTACTGCAAAAATGATCGGAGAAACTGTACGGCATATTTATTGCCTCGATTTTATGGATAGTGCACGTGTCCTTGGTGGATCATCCTTTCATCTTGCAAAAAGACATGTTTTCCCCCACCTCTTCCCTAGACTCATCATTTTGACAGGCAGGCAGCTCGTACAGGTTCTCAACCTGCTGCTGCATCTTGCTATTTTTCATATATTTATAGGAGGGACGGTTATTACTTCGGGACAGGAGCATGATCAGTTCAATGCATATTCAAGCGCGACGTATGAATGGGCGGGTTTGATCGGAAGTCAATACGGTGAATTGTTGTTGGAGCCGTATATCGTGTTTTTCCCTGTAATGGCTTATTCGTTATTGATCCTGTTGGTCAATATGACGGTCAAACATTTGGAAAAATCCTATAAAAGGGGTTGA
- the nagE gene encoding N-acetylglucosamine-specific PTS transporter subunit IIBC: MMKYLQRIGRSLMLPVAVLPAAAILMGIGYWIDPTGWGADSPIAAFLIKAGASIIDNMSILFAVGVALGMAKTKDGSAALSGLVAYLVITTLLSTDSVALLQGVDAAAVNPAFEKIGNQFVGILSGIVAASMYNRFSQVKLPDALAFFSGKRLVPIMSAVAMLVVSGMMLFVWPVIYTALVSFGKEISGLSFTGAGLYGFFNRLLIPTGLHHALNSVFWFDVAGINDIGNFWSGKGEKGVTGMYQAGFFPVMMFGLPAAGLAIYHAAKPSKKKQVASLMLAAGFASFFTGVTEPLEFAFMFVAPALYVAHAVLTGLSLAIASFFQWTAGFGFSAGFVDFVLSSRLPLANLPYMLLIQGVVFALLYYFLFRFMIAKFNLMTPGREEDNEEAVVESATVLSQSEKFAVMASEIYAGLGGDENVTSVDNCITRLRVEVKDMDAVDQARIKATGIPGIHVVGENSIQVIVGTSVQFVADEIERIRG, from the coding sequence ATGATGAAATATCTTCAGCGCATTGGTCGTTCGTTGATGCTTCCAGTTGCCGTTTTACCGGCTGCTGCGATTCTTATGGGGATTGGGTATTGGATCGATCCGACTGGCTGGGGCGCGGACAGTCCGATTGCCGCTTTCTTAATTAAGGCGGGCGCTTCGATCATTGATAATATGTCGATTCTGTTTGCAGTCGGTGTAGCACTGGGTATGGCCAAAACGAAGGACGGTTCTGCAGCACTGAGCGGGTTGGTCGCTTATCTCGTGATTACGACACTCCTTTCAACGGATTCTGTGGCTCTGCTTCAAGGAGTCGATGCCGCGGCGGTCAATCCGGCATTTGAGAAAATCGGAAATCAGTTTGTCGGGATACTGTCGGGGATAGTTGCCGCGAGTATGTACAATCGCTTCAGTCAGGTGAAGCTTCCTGATGCACTTGCCTTTTTTAGCGGAAAACGATTGGTTCCGATCATGTCGGCGGTTGCCATGCTGGTTGTATCAGGTATGATGCTGTTCGTTTGGCCGGTCATCTACACTGCCCTGGTGTCATTCGGGAAAGAAATCAGTGGATTAAGCTTCACGGGAGCGGGTTTATATGGATTCTTTAATCGATTATTAATTCCTACCGGTTTGCACCATGCCCTGAATTCCGTTTTCTGGTTCGACGTTGCCGGTATCAATGATATCGGGAACTTCTGGTCAGGTAAGGGTGAAAAAGGTGTGACGGGTATGTATCAGGCTGGGTTCTTCCCGGTAATGATGTTTGGTCTTCCTGCAGCGGGGCTTGCCATTTATCATGCTGCAAAGCCAAGTAAGAAGAAGCAGGTGGCTTCACTGATGCTGGCAGCCGGTTTTGCTTCCTTTTTCACAGGAGTGACAGAGCCTCTGGAGTTTGCCTTCATGTTTGTGGCACCTGCCCTTTATGTAGCACATGCTGTGTTGACAGGATTATCCCTGGCCATTGCCTCCTTCTTTCAATGGACGGCAGGGTTCGGTTTCAGCGCAGGGTTCGTCGATTTTGTACTGAGCTCAAGACTTCCGTTAGCGAATCTTCCGTACATGCTGCTCATACAAGGTGTTGTATTTGCCCTTCTCTACTATTTCTTGTTCCGTTTCATGATTGCGAAATTCAATCTTATGACTCCGGGGCGTGAAGAGGATAATGAAGAAGCAGTAGTGGAAAGTGCAACAGTACTTTCTCAAAGCGAAAAGTTTGCTGTGATGGCTTCGGAAATCTATGCAGGACTCGGCGGAGATGAAAATGTGACATCCGTTGATAACTGTATAACAAGATTGAGAGTGGAAGTGAAGGACATGGATGCCGTGGATCAGGCGCGAATCAAAGCTACAGGGATTCCGGGAATTCATGTGGTTGGGGAAAATAGCATTCAAGTGATCGTCGGGACTTCGGTGCAGTTTGTGGCTGATGAGATAGAGAGGATTCGAGGTTAG
- a CDS encoding DUF2161 family putative PD-(D/E)XK-type phosphodiesterase, which translates to MMKLKESDLYQPIQKHFYKQGYQVNGEVNDCDVTAFKEEELVIVELKLSLNVELLIQATKRQRLTDLVYIAIPKPKRPRSKRWNDVCHLVRRLELGLITVSFTTKTPKLDFVIHPEIFDRSSKSMKNSKRKRAALVKEIEGRSADYNVGGSNKTKIMTAYKENCIQIACYLEKHGPMSPRNLAKLGTGAKTPSILQKNYYRWFERVKRGVYQITEQGKKELEKYPELVSYYSKIIEEQ; encoded by the coding sequence ATGATGAAACTTAAAGAATCGGATCTGTATCAACCGATCCAAAAACATTTTTATAAACAGGGTTACCAGGTGAACGGTGAAGTGAACGATTGTGATGTGACTGCCTTTAAAGAAGAGGAACTTGTGATTGTAGAATTGAAGCTTTCATTGAATGTAGAGCTTCTTATTCAAGCGACAAAGCGGCAGAGACTCACAGACCTTGTGTACATTGCGATCCCGAAACCAAAGCGTCCCCGGTCAAAGCGGTGGAATGATGTCTGCCACCTGGTTCGCAGATTAGAGCTCGGTCTGATTACCGTTTCGTTTACAACGAAAACACCAAAGCTTGACTTTGTCATACATCCGGAAATCTTTGACCGGAGTAGTAAGAGTATGAAGAACAGCAAGCGGAAACGAGCGGCTCTTGTAAAAGAAATCGAAGGGCGCAGTGCAGATTACAACGTAGGTGGCAGCAATAAAACGAAAATCATGACGGCCTACAAGGAAAACTGCATTCAGATTGCCTGTTACCTGGAAAAACATGGGCCCATGTCTCCGAGGAACTTAGCCAAACTGGGCACGGGTGCGAAAACTCCATCCATTCTTCAGAAGAATTATTATCGCTGGTTTGAGCGGGTAAAAAGGGGAGTTTACCAGATAACGGAGCAAGGAAAAAAAGAGCTTGAGAAGTATCCCGAGCTTGTAAGCTATTACTCTAAGATAATAGAAGAACAATAG
- the shc gene encoding squalene--hopene cyclase has translation MKKKIENTIHKMVSDLRQKQNADGSWSFCFENSVMTDAYMIILLRSLEMDDEELVGRLVNRLLKVQSREGTWKLFDDEKEGNLSSTIEAYFALLFSGLVEKEDKRLEKAQRFIVKKGGTHEAHSITKFMLALHGQYDWRHLLPVPIEFLMIPKQFPLNFWDFSSYARAHLAPLLLLKDQGFSLKSNSIPQIQHLSRSPHEVRYSERELKLFSKINEGLQSLISLPSQLHQQAQQFAQQYMLQRIESDGTYLSYFSTTFYMIYALLSLGYKKSDPIIVKAMSGLKKMACETKKGIHIQNSPSTVWDTALISYALQEAGVDARDHSIEKAVQYLLKKQHYRYGDWAMESGEKPGGWGFSESNSIHPDVDDTTAALRAITYSAAENPLVRQSWDRGIEWIIGMQNRDGGWPAFEKNKTKGILTSFPMDGAEAAATDASTPDLTGRSLEFLGSRAGLTKDHPQVKRGVQWLKLMQREDASWYGRWGVCYIYGTWAAITGMKATGVPSSDKPIQRARSWLESIQHKDGGWGESCYSDQEKKYVPLSFSTPSQTAWALESLICIEDKPTPAIDLGIMALLELMNGEEDDSSKTYPTGVGLPGNFYIHYHSYRWIWPLITLSRYKEKYG, from the coding sequence ATGAAAAAAAAGATTGAGAACACGATTCATAAAATGGTGAGTGATCTTCGGCAAAAACAGAATGCAGATGGAAGCTGGTCCTTCTGCTTTGAAAATAGCGTGATGACCGATGCGTATATGATCATTCTTCTGCGTTCCCTTGAGATGGATGATGAAGAGCTTGTGGGACGGCTGGTGAACCGTCTTTTGAAAGTACAATCAAGGGAGGGGACATGGAAGCTTTTTGATGATGAGAAGGAAGGAAATCTGTCTTCAACGATAGAGGCATACTTTGCCCTCTTATTTAGTGGATTGGTGGAGAAGGAGGACAAGAGACTGGAGAAAGCCCAGCGTTTCATAGTGAAAAAGGGTGGCACTCACGAGGCGCACTCGATTACGAAATTCATGCTTGCCCTTCACGGACAATATGACTGGAGGCATTTGCTTCCGGTTCCCATCGAGTTTTTAATGATTCCGAAGCAATTCCCCTTGAATTTCTGGGATTTCAGCAGCTATGCTCGAGCTCATTTGGCACCACTGCTGTTGCTGAAGGATCAGGGATTCTCGTTAAAATCAAACAGTATTCCACAAATACAACATCTGTCCAGATCACCACATGAAGTAAGATACAGTGAAAGGGAGTTGAAATTATTCTCGAAAATCAACGAGGGCCTACAATCCCTTATTAGCCTCCCATCTCAGCTCCATCAACAGGCACAACAATTTGCCCAGCAGTACATGCTGCAAAGGATAGAATCCGATGGGACGTACCTTAGTTATTTCAGCACAACGTTTTATATGATTTATGCCCTTCTCTCTTTGGGATACAAAAAGAGTGACCCTATAATCGTAAAGGCAATGAGTGGGTTAAAAAAGATGGCCTGCGAAACGAAGAAAGGCATTCATATTCAAAATTCACCCTCAACCGTGTGGGATACAGCCCTGATCAGCTATGCTCTCCAGGAAGCGGGGGTGGATGCACGAGACCACTCCATTGAGAAAGCTGTGCAGTACCTTCTTAAGAAACAACACTATCGGTACGGAGATTGGGCGATGGAGAGTGGAGAGAAGCCTGGGGGATGGGGCTTTTCAGAGAGCAACAGCATTCACCCTGATGTGGACGATACGACGGCTGCGCTCAGGGCGATAACTTACTCGGCTGCTGAGAATCCTCTTGTCCGACAATCATGGGATCGTGGGATTGAATGGATTATCGGTATGCAAAATCGTGATGGAGGCTGGCCGGCTTTTGAAAAAAACAAAACAAAAGGCATTCTAACCTCCTTTCCAATGGACGGGGCAGAGGCAGCGGCAACCGATGCTTCAACCCCTGATTTAACAGGAAGATCACTGGAATTCCTGGGCAGCCGGGCAGGATTGACAAAGGACCATCCACAGGTGAAAAGAGGGGTTCAATGGCTGAAACTGATGCAAAGGGAGGATGCATCCTGGTATGGTCGCTGGGGTGTCTGCTATATCTATGGAACGTGGGCGGCCATCACGGGAATGAAAGCAACTGGTGTGCCTTCTTCTGATAAACCTATCCAAAGAGCCAGATCATGGCTGGAAAGCATTCAACACAAAGACGGTGGCTGGGGAGAATCCTGTTACAGTGATCAGGAGAAGAAATATGTGCCTCTTTCCTTCTCTACCCCTTCACAAACAGCATGGGCACTGGAATCTCTCATCTGTATCGAAGACAAACCAACCCCGGCCATTGACCTGGGCATCATGGCTCTTCTCGAATTAATGAACGGAGAAGAGGATGACTCATCCAAAACGTACCCAACAGGAGTCGGTCTTCCAGGAAACTTCTATATACATTACCATAGCTACCGTTGGATATGGCCCTTGATCACACTCAGCCGGTACAAAGAGAAATACGGGTGA
- a CDS encoding DUF3445 domain-containing protein produces the protein MVKVDSFPYPFKGDVYRYSNNSVPLEEQSSVEVTSSYQNEIRLKRELLTHHPERCFQSRRHTLKAQWEVTELVIQHLTTYYPQQFSLEKNAGKWTFHNHILNEQTTYILGDESTLSMEPLDFIGRHVQEDLILMMQRDGDLYLDAGQLCFPANWSLAFNTGMRFKEIHKPIPEFKEEGLDQRILTFLMRMEAGDPWVRRNWSLMAGNRLDTSLETFDQWGKDRRQVTGENVGEFVHLRVEVQKLFRLPGSNGLLFTIHTHLLSLEKFTRNPDWTEEFYQILQELPSHISDYKGISLFKDVVIDYLNEKRVMK, from the coding sequence GTGGTGAAAGTGGATTCGTTTCCTTATCCTTTTAAGGGGGATGTGTATCGGTACTCAAATAATTCGGTTCCTTTGGAGGAGCAGAGTAGTGTGGAGGTCACATCCTCTTATCAAAATGAAATCAGGCTTAAACGGGAACTGCTTACGCATCATCCCGAGCGGTGCTTTCAGTCCCGGCGGCATACCTTGAAAGCTCAATGGGAAGTAACAGAGCTGGTCATTCAACATCTCACTACGTATTATCCTCAACAGTTTTCCCTTGAAAAAAATGCGGGGAAATGGACGTTCCACAATCATATTCTAAATGAACAAACAACGTATATACTAGGAGATGAATCCACTTTATCCATGGAGCCACTCGATTTTATCGGTAGGCATGTGCAAGAAGATCTGATTTTGATGATGCAGCGGGATGGGGATTTATATTTGGATGCGGGGCAGCTTTGTTTTCCTGCTAATTGGTCCCTTGCTTTTAATACAGGAATGAGATTTAAGGAGATCCATAAGCCGATTCCGGAATTTAAGGAAGAGGGATTAGATCAGCGAATTCTGACGTTTTTAATGCGTATGGAAGCGGGAGACCCTTGGGTCAGGAGGAACTGGTCGTTAATGGCGGGAAATCGTTTGGATACTTCACTTGAAACCTTTGATCAGTGGGGGAAGGACAGAAGGCAGGTTACAGGGGAAAATGTGGGTGAATTCGTTCATTTGCGGGTAGAGGTACAGAAACTGTTCCGTTTACCGGGCTCTAATGGATTACTATTCACGATTCATACCCACCTCCTCTCACTGGAAAAGTTCACTCGAAACCCGGATTGGACCGAAGAGTTTTATCAGATCCTACAGGAGCTTCCTTCACATATCTCTGATTATAAAGGTATTTCCTTATTTAAAGATGTGGTCATCGATTATTTGAACGAGAAGCGGGTGATGAAATGA
- a CDS encoding dimethylamine monooxygenase subunit DmmA family protein: MKKIKPAFVHSKRMYLFCGDQKGMERLTPIIKKVMKENVSFEVVFLGEKEETDISMWMRNQKMGTFLYMAMEWSKLGNFKNVAVECGFSEEEAQFIGHGVRMIDVFCCKCHQKTKIDSGKLGNLPTTCSHCHLKLSVSDHYSPLRGSYLGYANLETGE; the protein is encoded by the coding sequence ATGAAGAAGATAAAGCCAGCGTTCGTCCATAGTAAACGAATGTACTTATTTTGTGGTGATCAAAAGGGGATGGAGCGACTGACTCCCATTATTAAAAAAGTAATGAAGGAGAATGTCTCCTTTGAAGTGGTTTTCCTGGGTGAAAAGGAAGAAACCGATATCTCAATGTGGATGCGAAATCAGAAGATGGGCACTTTTCTTTACATGGCAATGGAGTGGAGTAAGCTGGGAAATTTCAAGAACGTAGCTGTGGAATGTGGTTTTTCTGAAGAGGAAGCGCAGTTTATTGGTCACGGTGTCAGAATGATCGATGTGTTCTGTTGCAAATGCCATCAGAAAACAAAGATTGATAGCGGAAAATTGGGTAATCTTCCGACGACCTGTTCCCATTGTCACTTAAAGCTGTCCGTTTCCGACCATTACTCTCCATTACGGGGGTCATACCTCGGATACGCTAACTTAGAAACGGGGGAGTGA
- a CDS encoding PDR/VanB family oxidoreductase, whose amino-acid sequence MNLHKTIPVQVKSIHQETPCVKRFTLVHKHNDPLPYFSGGSHITTYVELDGQTIARSYSLTNPPGQTAAYQIAIRLNESSQGGSLYWHEWMKVGDTLQVGFPQNHFPLSFKAKHHVFYAAGIGITPFMSMMAELKEEGRTFELHYAVKSRETCPFYSFLTETYPEQTHFYFSKENRLTDASLWEHRVGTHVYFCGPPSFIEEFTRSALEIGYPSSSIHYERFTPSQTLTRRRFEVELTSGQTVSVPEEETLLEALLKSGIKAPYSCRAGRCGTCELKVLEGKVDHGDSLLSEEERNGHRSILSCVSRAQSGKIRIQL is encoded by the coding sequence GTGAATCTACATAAAACCATCCCCGTCCAAGTCAAGTCCATTCATCAAGAAACCCCTTGCGTCAAGAGGTTTACGCTTGTTCATAAACATAACGATCCCCTTCCTTATTTTAGTGGGGGATCCCATATCACTACATATGTTGAACTGGATGGACAAACCATTGCCAGATCGTATTCCTTAACGAATCCACCTGGTCAAACAGCCGCCTATCAAATCGCCATCCGTCTAAATGAATCGTCCCAGGGAGGATCTCTGTATTGGCATGAATGGATGAAGGTGGGGGACACCTTGCAAGTGGGATTTCCACAAAACCATTTCCCACTGAGCTTTAAAGCAAAACATCATGTATTCTATGCCGCGGGAATAGGCATTACCCCTTTCATGTCCATGATGGCAGAGCTTAAGGAGGAGGGACGGACCTTCGAACTCCATTATGCAGTGAAATCGAGAGAGACTTGTCCTTTCTACTCCTTTCTAACGGAAACCTATCCTGAGCAGACTCACTTTTATTTTTCAAAAGAAAATAGGTTAACAGATGCAAGTCTTTGGGAGCACAGAGTGGGAACCCACGTATACTTCTGTGGTCCACCTTCATTTATCGAAGAGTTTACCAGAAGTGCCCTTGAGATCGGGTATCCTTCATCGAGTATTCATTACGAGCGATTCACCCCTTCCCAGACACTGACACGTCGGAGATTTGAAGTAGAGTTAACGAGTGGTCAAACCGTTTCTGTTCCGGAAGAAGAGACGCTGTTAGAAGCACTGCTCAAGTCAGGGATCAAGGCTCCCTATTCCTGCCGGGCCGGCCGTTGCGGAACGTGTGAATTAAAAGTGTTAGAAGGAAAAGTCGATCATGGGGATTCTCTTTTGAGTGAGGAAGAACGGAATGGACATCGGTCGATTCTGTCATGTGTATCGCGTGCTCAGTCCGGGAAGATACGAATTCAGTTGTGA
- a CDS encoding arylamine N-acetyltransferase, with the protein MTDLNTLFRKRIHFPTTAKITFQQLDTILEDTAKSIPFENLCVIGNTFTDLTKEDLMNKMLVKNEGGLCYELNSLFYLFLIENKFDASLVRGVVYDHDKEQYQTLGRTHVAILVTHKDTTYVIDTGFGGNLPLKPVPLSGEAVVSSNGEFRVKEVDSPHGDYIFEMKLKHKHSEWRTGYAFDSGDPIKDVTQLNDIQTIIATHSGSPFNKHPLLTKRTENGNVTLTDTSFTQWMDGELTKEEIDHEEYKKLLNIWFK; encoded by the coding sequence ATCACCGATCTAAATACATTATTTCGCAAAAGAATACATTTTCCAACCACCGCGAAAATAACCTTTCAACAACTAGATACCATTTTAGAAGATACAGCTAAAAGCATCCCATTCGAAAATCTATGTGTTATCGGAAATACATTCACCGATCTTACCAAAGAAGATCTAATGAATAAAATGCTCGTGAAGAATGAAGGTGGCCTATGTTATGAATTGAATTCATTGTTTTATTTATTTTTGATCGAAAATAAATTTGATGCATCTCTCGTTCGTGGAGTCGTTTACGATCATGATAAAGAGCAGTACCAGACGTTAGGAAGAACCCATGTGGCCATTTTAGTCACTCATAAAGATACAACATATGTGATTGATACGGGTTTCGGAGGGAATCTCCCGTTAAAACCAGTACCATTATCGGGAGAAGCGGTTGTCTCTTCAAATGGGGAGTTTAGAGTTAAAGAGGTCGACAGTCCCCATGGAGATTATATTTTTGAAATGAAATTAAAGCATAAGCATTCGGAATGGAGAACCGGATATGCTTTCGATTCGGGGGACCCCATAAAGGATGTCACTCAATTGAATGACATTCAAACAATTATTGCCACACATTCAGGTTCCCCTTTTAACAAGCATCCATTGCTGACAAAACGAACTGAAAACGGGAACGTCACGTTAACCGATACGTCCTTTACACAATGGATGGATGGAGAGTTGACGAAAGAGGAAATCGATCATGAGGAATATAAAAAACTACTGAACATCTGGTTTAAATAA
- a CDS encoding YuzF family protein — translation MYSYFHPYDRNQGMKVNTSYTTLIDPFVVSRLQSVMGKMLIVETTKDTIRGDLIEVQPDHIALKAGDSVFFVRIQQIVSIMPV, via the coding sequence ATGTATAGCTATTTTCACCCTTATGATCGTAACCAGGGCATGAAGGTAAATACTTCGTATACCACGTTAATTGATCCATTTGTCGTCAGCAGACTGCAGTCCGTTATGGGAAAAATGCTCATTGTGGAGACAACGAAAGATACGATTAGAGGCGACTTGATTGAGGTTCAACCAGATCATATTGCCCTTAAAGCCGGTGACTCTGTATTTTTCGTAAGGATTCAACAAATCGTTTCCATTATGCCCGTGTAA